The following DNA comes from Rhea pennata isolate bPtePen1 chromosome 7, bPtePen1.pri, whole genome shotgun sequence.
TCCTGGGCTCTTGCTTATTCTGTTTGTTAACAGTGACAGGCCTTTGTGCAGCTGCTGTTGAACTCACAGCACAGCGGatttcacagcagcaaagcGCAATGTTAACAGTGAGAAGCCTACTCTTAGAAACTACTGTAATTGATATAAAGTTGTACTGCCTATAAAAGGCCTCAAacccttcagatatttaattGCAACTTCAGTGTCATCATGGTTCTAGGACTAAGGAATTGCAAACATCAGTGAGAACTAAAGTTATACCCTTCAGGAAAGAACAGTCAATTAGCAACTGAtagaaatgtttcagttttaccttaagaaaattcaaggaaaacagcaaaattaaattcCCTTGAATGGAGAGAATTAGATATAGGGCAGGTCTCAGCAACAGTGAGTTGTTTTGTAAGTGGCATGCACCAAAATACTAGGCATGCTGCTCTCATAGGGAAACTGAGTAAATGTGACACATGCAGAATGTGGAAAGCTGTCTTGTTCTTCTTTCCCAGTTTTCTTTTGAGTAACTGCAGCTGTTTATACAGTCACTGTGTAATCTCTGAGAGGCAGCCAGGTGGACCGGGTTGGCAGCTCACCTCAGATACTTAAAGCAGAGAATCATCCTTGGGAAGGCAACTGAAAGAGGCCAGTAAAATGGTGACACCCAGTTAAATATATCTATACACCCATAAATACACAGAGAGATTTGCTTGACAAGtatggaaaagaggaaagatctGGCCTTAATCCAGGTGCTCCTGTAATTTTCTTACCattctcagcattttcttctttccctcagtTTACAGACCTCTTTATGCCCCCTCTGCTCTGTGTCTACAGATCAGACACCAACTGTGCCAGCCCCCAAATCCTTGTGATTTAATAAAGCCTTCAACAAGAAATACGCAGAATAGACAGGTCCACAGCAGGAGCAGCACTAGCTTGTGTACATATAGCCTTCCCAGCATTAAAAAAGTGGAAAGTATTAGGGGACAACATAATGAGCCAGCACGTCGCTGCAGGATACAGTGTATAAAGCAAGACTTTCATTAGCAAAACTTTTCATAATGGTTAGTTATGGTTTTCATAGTTAATCCATTCTCTCGTTTAACAGTATCACAGATGAAGTCTTGTTTACAATGACAGCTGCTACTGGAAGGTTGCCAAACAAGCCTAGGTCTTATTCAAGTTGATGGGAGCTTTCTCCATGGGGAACTCTTCATTGAAAGCAGTATAGTAGGAAGCATCAACTGGAACTGCAGATGGCAATGCTATTTGCATAAATATACATCTTTTATATTTAGGCAGAAAATACTCATCCTGGACAATTTTTTTCACCATTTGAAGTGACAAATAGTGCAAATTTCCCAACTCTCCACCCTTCCATACTTGCAaccagcaaaagcaaaatatttgtagaGGTATTACCAATAATCTGCTCCTGTGGTGATGTTCCCACCTCCTGCTGCCTGTGAACCCTAAGAGAATTGCTTTTGATGATCTAGGCTATACCTTGGCAAAGCCCCACCCTTTCAGATGCAgttttttccccaggtgcagtGAGAAAGTTCAAATATCATTCAGTGGTCAAAGACGGTTTTTGGTACATTCATTTTGAAGAGTCTTTAAAAAAGTCTTCACAAGAAACCATGCAATTACAGGGGAGACAAGTGCCTCTGAGGGCATTTCTAATTGTTAACTGCTCAGTATCGGTACCTAATTATGATAAATACAATCTCAGTTccaagaaaagttttaattctTTGAACTGAAACACAGTTCAAAGAAATCAAAGGTGTTGAGCTTTTAGATCTCCAACCACAAGGGATTAGTTTTAGCCTAAATGAAGCATCATCAATACTCACCATATCCTAGCTATAAATGGCTCTAATACATGACTACAATTTTATTAGCTCTTCAAGCAGGGAACCTATAGGAAACACCTTCCAGTGGATTTGCCCAGCAGCACTTCTGTCCTCCGTATTAATTACTTTGTGGTCCCTTAGGGGATCTGGGGCTCCAATTCCCATGGGTCTTCCCATGTTCCCAAAGTTCCAAACTACAGACAATTATCACCTATGAAATCACCATTACCAACTAACACGCGTGCATTTAACAAGTGTCAACCCCAGtttttaagggggaaaaaaatacaaatagtgAATGCAGgctaaaacacaaaaaaacgtATTCCATGGGAAGCATTAGTCCAGCAAGCACTCACCTGATACAGGAGGCAAAGTTATGTTTCAAACTGTGTTAAGAGATCTCTTATTTCTGGAGTCAGATGCTCTACTGCCTTTGCAGCTTCTGTGATAGCTTTCCGATATAGCCCTTTCTTCTTGCGATTAAATCTCAGtttgaaaaattcagagaaaggagagagttTTGAAACAGACAACAACGAAGTCGTTGGAGAACCAAACCATGATACTTTAGCTTCTCGCCATGAAGGTTCTCCATTTTCCTTCTGGCTAAGGTTTATGTCAAGAACACGTGCTGGCCACCATGGAAAACCATGAATTTTACCCCAAACAATATCCCCCACCGAAACAGTTCTTCCATCTTCAGTGACACATTTAGACACACTTTGCGTATGTAGTCTAACTGTTAATGGTGGCACAATTTTACGCTCATCTTTTGAAGATGAAGAGACAGATGCATCATCACCAGGCATAAAGTCACACATTTCTGGTGATGTTACTTCTGAACTAGAAGACTTCGATTCATCTAGACTGTCATTACTACACACGGATAAACTAGAagaatctgcttttcttttacgATAATTCATAAGGAAAGCCAAGTTATCATGTCCATCTTTACCCTGGGGAAATCTTTTAAAGTCATCATCTTCACCTGAACTCCCTGAAGATATCTCAGCTAAGTTTCTGTCTGTAGATTCATCATTGTAGAATGCACCAGGATTGGACTCTCTGCTGTTCTGAAGGACATTTATCTCATCAATAAGTTCTGCTTTATAAATTGAAACACTCTGACCATCATTTATTCGATGGGGCTTCAGTCGGATCTTTGGAGGTGGAACATCTGCACTGGAATGCACAGGCCGTGTGAGCTTCAGCTTTGGAATGGAAGCAAGCTGGCTGCCTGCTGACTTGTCCATTAAACATTTGGTTTCTCGACATCGTTCAGAGTCTCTAGTCTCTTCTTGGTCCTCCTCTCCGTTTTGCAATATTCGCTGTGAACAAAATGGTTTAACTGAACCATGAACCCGGGAAGGAATTTTTACAACTTCACCTTTCCCTTGTGGAGTACTGTAGGATATTTTTATAACTGGTGTTCGATGTACGAGTTCCCCAGAAAACttgtcttcctctctcttttctcttttgtttcttttctcagcGTAGTCAGAGTCACTGTgctttttttgctctttgtccTGAATGCTCAGCTTCCTCCTTGTTTTAGCATTTTGCCTAGCTGTGTTTGCATCCTCGGGGTTCAGAGTGTTTTTACACTTTTCACAGAGCACCTGTCTTGGTCTTAGTCTGATAGTGCTCATGATAAGCCTTCCTGGGTCTCTATTCCGTGACAAACGTCTCCTTGTCCTCTTTATAGTCCGTGGTGGTGGCTGAGGAACCCATTGGTTATACGTATGCCGAAGCCACAGTGGACGAGGAAAAGGAGCTCCCTCAAAATAAGGAGGGTAAGGAGGAAGGTTGCCGGGCAGTGGGGGAGGCAGAAGGGGCGGTACTTGCTCATCGCTGTTTCCTTTGGGAGGCTTTTCAACAGCAGGCTGTGACTCAGTCTCACCCTGCACAGGATCCTGGCTGTCAGGAGTCCAGTTAGTGCAAGCGTTAGCAGGAGGCTCCTCTTGCTTTGGAAGGGAAGACGGAAGACAAAACAATCCAGATCTAAAATAGCGTGAAAAGgacagggaaggaaagagatagAGTCAGAATGTTTGAAAGATGCTTCTCGGGGAAAACTATGCATAACAAACAtgctattttcttaaaaaacagacTTCCACATACTAATAAGGCAACATTTTCGCTCTGTGTGTTAAATAAGGCAGCCAAttctgtcactgaaaaaaaaaaaaacccaacatcatttaaaatttatgaaaagtGACCTACTCTTCTTCCAGAAAAGGCACAGAGAACAACAGATCAAAATCTCTATTTCGATAAACTCTTTGCAACTCACTATCAGCAGGCTAGTAAAGCCAGGAGGAGAGACTTTTGGAAGCTatttaacttcctttttttatacTGTACTTGCATGTCTCATTTTTCGGCTTCTCAGTCAACATGTGAACTTGACTTGTATGTATATAATTTCCAGTTTCAAACCAGAGTTTTACCAGTGCACAATGTTGCTCCTCTCCCATTGGCCTTTGTATATAGGATCTTTATTTGTTCAAATAGGGAATATGCCATTACTTCAGAATACCAagattacaaatgaaaatatattagtGTCCACTGCCAAGTTTCATTACAGGCTAGCAAAGTCTTGCACAGGTATTAGCAAAAGCAAATCCTCTGAAACACTGAAACTCATCATCATGACTCATGTCTGGGTTTCTGCACCAGAAGTTGTGCTGCTGGCCTGACACCAGGGATATTATGCTAACACAGTACTTCAACAAATATTTACCCTGAAGCACCATCCCAGAATGGACAATGCTCACTATCTTGGCTTTCCAGAAATACTGCTTATCTAGAGAATGTGCCATCAAAAGAGTGTTTCACCATCACAGACCAAACACTAGCTAGTTTTAGCTTAGGATGCTACAGTCCCCTCCCTTGCTAgccatcttttctccttccagcttCGAGAAAATACCTTTCCCCAAACAAAGGAGGAGTTCTAGGGTAGTGTTACTGAGAAGGACTTTAGCAACCATTACCCAGGACAGCACAGAGGGAAGCTGAAGGAATTCTCTCAGTCACGTTTCTCTTAAGAATTTTAACACAACCACTTAGGTGACAGAGCCTGCTGCAAGGAGACACTTTCCTTCTGATGCCACCCGACTGCACTGGCTTGCTCTTCTCCCGAGAGGAGCACACTGCCCCCCTCCAGGCACTTGGGCCTCACGACTGCATTTCTTCCCCAACTCCATCCTCAAATTGGATCACTTCACTGCAGGAATATCCCAGGCTGCTGATGTTCCATTGCTGCAAACTTCACTTCTTAGTACCATGTGCAGACTAGGATGCTTCTCCTTTCCTGAAGCatcagcagaaagcagtgttACTGGGGGTCATGAATAACCCCAgattagagaaagaaagaacagttttctttaCCAGATCATAGAAGAACAGGGAATACGGGTCCCACTTATCACGGCTTTGATCTGCtggctgcatttttcttttctcagacaATTACAGACAATATCTCTCTCACCTGATTTCCATGGAGACGCTCATCAAGATTAAGAATAAAGTTTGCATAAACTAAGCAAGCAGGAATTAGTCTGGTCTGGTAAAGTCACTGTTcctcttaaaatgaaataaatagaattaaCCAAGTTTTCtggacactgaaaaaaaaatattcttttccatCATTTGAAGAGAGACGGCAAGAACCT
Coding sequences within:
- the PWWP2B gene encoding PWWP domain-containing protein 2B — protein: MEEEAAAAAPRVGSWLPVLVEQMVNDTLVVTLSCGERRFTGVLLDCTKKSGLFCLPSSLPKQEEPPANACTNWTPDSQDPVQGETESQPAVEKPPKGNSDEQVPPLLPPPLPGNLPPYPPYFEGAPFPRPLWLRHTYNQWVPQPPPRTIKRTRRRLSRNRDPGRLIMSTIRLRPRQVLCEKCKNTLNPEDANTARQNAKTRRKLSIQDKEQKKHSDSDYAEKRNKREKREEDKFSGELVHRTPVIKISYSTPQGKGEVVKIPSRVHGSVKPFCSQRILQNGEEDQEETRDSERCRETKCLMDKSAGSQLASIPKLKLTRPVHSSADVPPPKIRLKPHRINDGQSVSIYKAELIDEINVLQNSRESNPGAFYNDESTDRNLAEISSGSSGEDDDFKRFPQGKDGHDNLAFLMNYRKRKADSSSLSVCSNDSLDESKSSSSEVTSPEMCDFMPGDDASVSSSSKDERKIVPPLTVRLHTQSVSKCVTEDGRTVSVGDIVWGKIHGFPWWPARVLDINLSQKENGEPSWREAKVSWFGSPTTSLLSVSKLSPFSEFFKLRFNRKKKGLYRKAITEAAKAVEHLTPEIRDLLTQFET